One segment of Carya illinoinensis cultivar Pawnee chromosome 13, C.illinoinensisPawnee_v1, whole genome shotgun sequence DNA contains the following:
- the LOC122290731 gene encoding protein LIGHT-DEPENDENT SHORT HYPOCOTYLS 5-like, protein MDSASGAGASVPNSGEGPSATGSATAAEDSSTAPPSRYESQKRRDWNTFLQYLRNHKPPLTLARCSGAHVIEFLKYLDQFGKTKVHILGCPYFGHPNPPAPCACPLKQAWGSLDALIGRLRAAYEENGGRPEANPFGAKAVRIYLREVREGQAKARGIPYEKKKRKRPTVTAATVVVSAAENVSVSASEGGDAGEGSGAGGVAQAATTAPTATTTI, encoded by the coding sequence ATGGATTCTGCGTCTGGTGCCGGTGCATCTGTCCCGAACAGCGGAGAGGGTCCGTCGGCGACGGGTTCCGCAACGGCTGCTGAGGACTCATCAACGGCGCCACCGAGCAGGTACGAGTCACAGAAGCGGCGAGACTGGAACACCTTCTTACAGTACCTGAGGAACCACAAGCCTCCCTTAACTTTAGCCCGGTGCAGTGGGGCGCACGTGATCGAGTTCTTGAAGTACTTGGACCAGTTTGGGAAGACCAAGGTCCATATCTTAGGGTGTCCTTACTTCGGGCACCCAAACCCTCCAGCTCCGTGTGCTTGCCCGCTAAAGCAGGCGTGGGGGAGCCTAGACGCGCTGATCGGACGGCTGAGAGCAGCTTACGAAGAGAACGGTGGACGACCGGAGGCGAACCCGTTCGGAGCGAAGGCGGTGAGAATTTACTTAAGGGAGGTGAGGGAAGGACAGGCCAAAGCCAGAGGGATCCCTTATGAGAAGAAGAAGCGGAAACGGCCCACAGTCACGGCCGCTACGGTGGTGGTTTCAGCGGCGGAGAATGTGTCGGTGTCGGCAAGTGAAGGAGGGGATGCTGGTGAGGGAAGTGGTGCTGGCGGCGTTGCTCAAGCGGCTACTACAGCACCTACCGCCACCACCACCATATAG